The following coding sequences lie in one Musa acuminata AAA Group cultivar baxijiao chromosome BXJ1-8, Cavendish_Baxijiao_AAA, whole genome shotgun sequence genomic window:
- the LOC135587759 gene encoding protein PAL OF QUIRKY-like, whose product MESAATAVSVGASGPGYPDSADSSPRSRGGDSWDEPFPPSAVSASSRLRLMCSYGGRIVPRPTDKSLCYLGGETRMVVVDRHSSLADISAKLSRKLLGGRPFSLKYQLPNEDLDSLISVTTDEDLENMIDELDRISAATAAAASGGGGSTRSSRLRLFLFPSKSESAPSSTIGSLLDESKSETWFVDALNSAIGGMSMDGLPRGHSADSATVDSLLGLEDNSSVHSRKGGGGGGAASHPEPEQLVLPRPDSAGKLARHGQDVHSVPDSPMLDTTSSFGSTSSAPSLSNLPPIPVPTDDRYADHRISGLDDHLAHMNLSSDSATSQRPDDGFKEPIYAHHLQVPPPIPIPTASDSIPTISASDNSNRVFSDDEKSDHGVRKPPQPPKPTQVDAPSSDPASSYRAPLPPVDAPGFVLSSVHPEQLQQQQTHSQFHQQQPQFISTNPHYIHHTGAGTGVPMASYYSIVPQSMQQLPQAHPFDPHIPMYYVPVRQTTPYPYAGTGYHVMQHPHLSQSPATMANYGYEVTAAPGHPQIYYSQASSQPALSRQYQMASSTAVIPEAGAPGDSNTSKTS is encoded by the exons ATGGAATCGGCGGCGACCGCCGTCTCCGTCGGCGCCTCCGGCCCCGGGTACCCGGACTCCGCCGACTCCTCCCCCCGCTCCCGCGGCGGCGACTCCTGGGACGAACCGTTCCCTCCGTCCGCCGTCTCGGCCTCGTCGCGCCTCCGCCTCATGTGTAGCTACGGCGGTCGCATCGTTCCCCGCCCCACCGACAAGTCCCTCTGCTACCTCGGCGGCGAGACCCGCATGGTCGTCGTCGATCGCCACTCCTCTCTTGCTGACATCTCCGCCAAGCTCTCACGAAAGCTCCTCGGTGGCCGCCCCTTCTCCCTCAAGTACCAGCTCCCCAACGAGGACCTCGATTCTCTTATCTCCGTCACCACCGACGAGGACCTCGAGAACATGATCGACGAGCTGGATCGCAtctccgccgccaccgccgccgcggcCTCCGGAGGCGGCGGCTCCACCCGCTCCTCCCGCCTGCGGTTGTTCCTGTTCCCGTCGAAGTCGGAATCGGCGCCTTCGTCCACCATCGGGTCGCTGTTGGACGAGTCAAAATCGGAGACTTGGTTCGTGGACGCCCTCAATAGCGCGATTGGCGGCATGAGTATGGACGGCCTCCCTCGTGGCCACTCTGCCGACTCCGCCACGGTCGACAGCCTCCTCGGTCTCGAGGACAACTCTTCCGTCCACTCTCGcaaaggcggcggcggcggcggcgctgcTTCCCACCCGGAGCCTGAGCAGCTCGTCCTCCCCCGCCCCGACTCCGCCGGCAAGCTCGCACGCCATGGCCAAGATGTTCACTCCGTCCCCGATTCGCCGATGCTCGATACGACGTCCTCCTTCGGATCCACTTCCTCTGCTCCATCCCTCTCTAATCTCCCACCTATTCCCGTTCCAACCGATGACCGCTACGCCGATCATCGGATCTCCGGCCTCGACGACCACTTGGCCCACATGAACCTCTCTTCCGACTCCGCCACCAGCCAGAGGCCGGACGATGGTTTCAAAGAGCCAATCTACGCTCATCACCTCCAGGTCCCTCCCCCCATCCCTATTCCGACCGCTTCCGATTCCATTCCCACCATCTCCGCTTCGGACAACTCGAACAGGGTCTTCTCGGACGACGAGAAGTCTGATCATGGCGTCCGTAAGCCGCCACAACCCCCAAAACCCACACAAGTCGACGCCCCCTCCTCCGATCCTGCATCGAG CTACCGTGCTCCATTGCCGCCGGTGGATGCTCCAGGTTTTGTGTTGTCTTCAGTGCACCCGGAACAACTCCAGCAGCAACAAACCCATTCCCAATTTCATCAACAACAACCACAGTTTATTTCGACGAATCCCCATTACATCCACCATACGGGGGCCGGTACAGGCGTTCCCATGGCTTCCTACTACTCTATCGTGCCCCAATCGATGCAGCAATTGCCACAAGCACACCCCTTTGATCCCCATATTCCAATGTACTATGTGCCTGTACGCCAAACCACACCATACCCTTATGCCGGAACCGGGTATCATGTGATGCAGCATCCTCATCTTTCTCAGTCCCCTGCAACGATGGCTAATTATGGTTATGAAGTCACGGCTGCTCCTGGCCATCCTCAGATATACTATTCGCAAGCCTCTTCACAACCAGCATTGTCCCGGCAGTATCAGATGGCAAGCTCAACAGCTGTGATTCCTGAAGCAGGAGCTCCTGGAGATTCAAACACATCCAAAACATCATGA